The following are encoded together in the Peromyscus leucopus breed LL Stock chromosome 1, UCI_PerLeu_2.1, whole genome shotgun sequence genome:
- the Yif1a gene encoding protein YIF1A, with protein MAYHPGYGAHASKHRTRAAPDPPPLFDDTSGGYSSQPGGYPAPGADVAFSVNHLLGDPVANMAMAYGSSIASQGKDMVHKELHRFVSVNKLKYFFAVDTAYVAKKLGLLVFPYTHQNWKMQYSHDVPLPPRKDLNAPDLYIPTMAFITYVLLAGMALGIQKRFSPEVLGLCASTALVWVLMEVLALLLGLYLATVHSELSTFHLLAYSGYKYVGMILSVLTGLLFGSDGYYVALAWTSSALMYFIVRSLRTAASGPDSMGGPAPRQRLQLYLTLGAAAFQPLIIYWLTFHLVR; from the exons ATGGCTTATCACCCGGGATACGGAGCCCACG CTTCCAAGCACAGGACCCGGGCCGCTCCAGATCCTCCTCCACTCTTCGATGACACAAGTGGTGGCTATTCCAGCCAGCCAGGCGGATACCCAGCCCCAGGAGCTGATGTAGCCTTCAGTGTCAACCACCTGCTTGGGGACCCAGTGGCCAATAtggctatggcctatggcagctCCATAGCATCCCAAGGGAAGGACATGGTGCACAAAGAG CTGCACCGCTTCGTCTCTGTGAACAAACTCAAGTACTTTTTTGCTGTGGACACAGCCTATGTAGCCAAGAAGCTAGGACTGTTGGTCTTCCCCTACACACATCAG AACTGGAAAATGCAATACAGTCATGATGTGCCTCTGCCCCCACGGAAAGACCTCAATGCTCCTGACCTCTATATCCCCA CCATGGCCTTCATCACATATGTGCTGCTGGCTGGGATGGCACTGGGCATTCAGAAAAG GTTCTCCCCAGAGGTGCTGGGCCTGTGTGCAAGCACAGCTCTGGTATGGGTGTTAATGGAGGTGCTGGCCCTGCTCCTGGGCCTCTACCTGGCCACCGTGCACAGTGAGCTCAGCACCTTCCACCTCCTGGCCTACAGCGGTTACAAGTATGTTGG GATGATCCTCAGTGTGCTCACAGGGCTGCTCTTCGGCAGCGATGGCTACTACGTGGCCCTGGCCTGGACATCATCTGCGCTTATGTACTTCATT GTGCGTTCTTTGCGGACTGCAGCCTCGGGCCCTGACAGCATGGGGGGGCCAGCCCCTCGGCAGCGTCTCCAGCTCTACCTGACCCTGGGAGCAGCTGCCTTCCAGCCCCTCATCATATACTGGCTGACCTTCCACTTGGTCCGGTGA
- the Tmem151a gene encoding transmembrane protein 151A: MPEGEGGDCGEVPALIPDSEPLREEQRPLKQSLGGSLCRESHWKCLLLTLLIHACGAVVAWCRLATVPRLVLGPEAALARGAGGPPPTYPASPCSDGYLYIPLAFVSLLYLLYLAECWHCHVRSCQAPRTDANTVLALIHRLQQAPPCVWWKATSYHYVRRTRQITRYRNGDAYTTTQVYHERADSRTARGEFDYSAHGVRDVSKELVGLADHAATRLRFTKCFSFGSAEAEASYLTQRARFFSANEGLDDYLEAREGMHLKDVDFRESLMVFADPRSPPWYARAWVFWLVSAATLSWPLRVVAAYGTAHVHYQVEKLFGASSPPPGAVPSGPPLSRVATVDFTELEWHICSNRQLVPSYSEAVVMGAGSGAYLRGCQRCRRSVSSNSLPPARPSGPRLPFSRSRLSLGAGGRATPGVFRSLSGGPLGRRGEDTEPLESPPCYEDALYFPVLIVHGDSGCRGDGQGAL, encoded by the exons ATGCCGGAGGGCGAAGGTGGCGACTGCGGGGAGGTGCCCGCACTCATTCCGGACAGCGAGCCGCTGCGGGAGGAG CAGCGGCCCCTGAAGCAGTCCCTGGGAGGCTCTCTGTGTCGAGAGTCTCACTGGAAGTGCCTGCTCCTCACGCTGCTCATCCATGCCTGTGGGGCTGTGGTGGCCTGGTGTCGCCTGGCCACTGTGCCCCGCCTGGTCCTGGGGCCTGAGGCAGCTTTGGCCCGTGGGGCTGGCGGTCCACCGCCCACCTACCCAGCCAGTCCCTGCTCTGATGGCTACCTGTACATCCCGTTGGCCTTCGTctccctcctctacctcctctacCTGGCAGAGTGCTGGCACTGTCATGTGCGGTCATGCCAGGCGCCTCGCACCGACGCCAACACCGTGCTTGCCCTGATCCACCGGTTGCAGCAGGCTCCGCCCTGTGTCTGGTGGAAGGCCACCAGCTACCACTATGTGCGCCGCACACGCCAGATCACCCGCTACCGCAACGGGGATGCCTACACCACCACACAGGTCTACCATGAGAGGGCGGACAGTCGCACAGCTCGGGGCGAATTCGACTACAGTGCACATGGTGTCCGTGACGTCTCTAAGGAGCTCGTGGGCCTGGCAGACCACGCGGCCACGCGGCTGCGTTTCACCAAGTGCTTCAGTTTCGGCAGCGCTGAGGCCGAGGCCTCGTACCTCACCCAGAGGGCCCGCTTCTTCAGTGCCAATGAGGGCCTGGATGACTACCTGGAGGCCCGCGAGGGCATGCATCTGAAGGACGTGGACTTCCGTGAGTCCCTCATGGTCTTCGCAGACCCCCGCAGCCCACCCTGGTACGCCCGAGCCTGGGTCTTCTGGCTGGTGTCTGCGGCTACGCTGTCCTGGCCACTGCGCGTGGTGGCAGCCTACGGGACAGCTCACGTACACTACCAGGTGGAGAAGCTATTTGGTGCCAGCTCACCGCCCCCAGGGGCGGTGCCCAGCGGGCCGCCACTCTCTCGAGTGGCCACCGTGGACTTCACAGAGCTTGAATGGCACATCTGCTCCAATCGGCAGCTGGTGCCCAGCTACTCGGAGGCTGTGGTCATGGGTGCCGGCTCTGGGGCCTACCTGCGAGGCTGCCAGCGCTGCCGCCGCTCAGTTAGCAGCaactccctgcctcctgcccggCCCAGTGGGCCTCGCCTGCCCTTCAGCCGCAGTCGCCTCTCCCTGGGTGCTGGGGGCCGGGCCACCCCAGGGGTCTTCCGCAGCTTGAGTGGAGGTCCCCTGGGACGCAGAGGGGAGGACACTGAGCCTCTGGAAAGCCCTCCATGCTATGAGGATGCCCTTTACTTCCCGGTGCTCATTGTCCACGGGGACAGCGGCTGCCGGGGAGATGGGCAGGGTGCACTCTGA